One genomic window of Solanum stenotomum isolate F172 chromosome 9, ASM1918654v1, whole genome shotgun sequence includes the following:
- the LOC125877580 gene encoding uncharacterized protein LOC125877580, which produces MRVLDSGCSRHMCGKKENFKTIKKIDGGFVRFGDNVKGEVTRVGTITLSSSCDLVEVYLVEGLKHNLLSISQLCDAGFQVTFNTSSCIINHSEKKLTIVGDRSQVILGYGIENLDTQESEAGEDEIKSSKSAEDISKMSTENITEEPATAEVELTTPADKINVPREWRFWENQMRKSKLDPLSRNKLH; this is translated from the exons ATGCGGGTACTTGATAGTGGATGCTCCAGGCATATGTGcggaaagaaagaaaacttcAAAACCATCAAAAAGATCGATGGAGGATTTGTAAGATTTGGGGACAATGTTAAAGGAGAAGTAACAAGAGTTGGAACTATTACTCTAAGCTCATCATGTGATTTGGTTGAAGTATATCTCGTTGAAGGACTCAAGCACAATCTTCTTAGCATCAGTCAACTATGTGATGCTGGATTTCAAGTTACCTTCAACACATCAAGCTGCATTATCAATCATTCTGAGAAAAAGCTCACTATCGTTGGAGATCga TCACAAGTGATCCTTGGCTATGGCATCGAAAACTTGGACACACAA GAAAGTGAAGCAGGTGAGGATGAAATTAAATCATCCAAATCAGCAGAAGACATTTCTAAAATGTCCACTGAAAATATCACTGAAGAGCCGGCTACTGCAGAAGTAGAGTTGACTACTCCAGCTGACAAAATAAATGTACCCAGAGAATGGAGATTCTGGGAAAACCAGATGAGAAAATCCAAACTAGATCCTCTCTCAAGAAACAAGCTTCATTAG
- the LOC125877927 gene encoding defensin-like protein 1: MNTKVILALLLCFLLVASNEMQVGEAKVCQRRSKTWSGPCINTGNCSRQCKEQEDARFGACHRSGFGFACFCYFKC, translated from the exons ATGAATACCAAAGTCATTCTAGCTCTCCTACTTTGCTTCCTCCTCGTTGCATCCAATG AGATGCAAGTTGGGGAGGCAAAAGTTTGTCAAAGGCGCAGCAAGACATGGTCAGGGCCATGTATTAACACAGGTAATTGCAGCCGTCAATGCAAGGAACAAGAGGATGCTCGTTTTGGAGCTTGTCACAGAAGTGGCTTTGGATTTGCTTGCTTTTGCTATTTCAAATGCTAA